In a genomic window of Streptomyces koelreuteriae:
- a CDS encoding ATP-binding protein, translating to MTEVRPTAAASASLWERDEEVAAVARAVDNLCADRSSSGGLLVFRGEAGLGKTTLLAETRRIAEARGCTVWSARGGETLRSVPFNVVRQLLQPALVSMLPEEAREYLGDWYDIAGPALGIAEPGDRQADPQGVCDGLVAAVRRLARRDWPLVLLIDDAHWADQETLHWLAELAERLDEMSVLVVVTRRPGEVSGTSARHLDTVAAAADGPVTTLSALTPDATAGLTRATLGPHADAAFCREVWAVTAGNPYETVELLAKVQDSELEPVEARAGELRELNRSARGGGLVARLEELGIDATRFAWAAAILGTGISTDLVAKLATLRPDDARRCAELLRTARILTTPDPATGRGADGALEFVHPLIATDVYNSIPDALCTAMHGIAARIVTDEGRGAAAAARHLLEVHPDDDEELVGQLREAAREHLAVGAPDAARRCLERALKEPPRPESHPHVLYELAEATFLTAPARTIGHLRTALAMPGLGGDQRVDAVFRLSQALLHNDQLEEAVRTVEAEAARLRPGPARMRLQAVHFMWEGIHAGEATSPDRSRRLADLAATCTGRDNSERALLMLRGFDALMHGENAEEVAELCDRALVNGRLAPGLGWTDTEWGIELLLMLANAYAFTDRLDRAETLYNEALRAYETAGWSGGHLALAHAYVGLGHRRRGRLKEAEASLRESLRLAERVGRGLPLYWSATCNLVDTLLARGHVQEAWEVAERYGFAPPYPSTIVLPDPRSVRGRLLLAVGRTKDGINELEAAEKAAAARGHHNPVLVPWAADLARALSTEDPARAARLAVDVRRQAERFGTDTAIGEALRCAAALETGQRAVRLATQAITYLEASPCQYEHAAARIEYGIMARSVSDLERGLDLAVSCGADGLAERARAVLAAGLGPA from the coding sequence ATGACGGAGGTACGGCCCACGGCCGCCGCCTCGGCTTCCCTTTGGGAGCGCGACGAGGAAGTCGCCGCCGTCGCGCGGGCGGTCGACAACCTGTGCGCGGACCGCTCCTCGTCCGGCGGACTGCTGGTCTTCCGGGGCGAGGCCGGACTCGGCAAGACCACGCTGCTGGCCGAAACCCGCCGCATCGCCGAGGCCCGCGGCTGCACGGTCTGGTCGGCACGCGGCGGCGAGACCCTCAGGTCCGTCCCCTTCAACGTGGTACGGCAGTTGCTGCAGCCGGCCCTCGTGTCGATGCTCCCGGAGGAGGCCCGCGAATACCTCGGCGACTGGTACGACATCGCCGGCCCCGCCCTCGGCATCGCGGAGCCCGGCGACCGGCAGGCCGACCCGCAGGGCGTGTGCGACGGACTGGTCGCCGCCGTGCGCCGGCTCGCCCGCCGGGACTGGCCGCTGGTCCTGCTCATCGACGACGCCCACTGGGCCGACCAGGAGACCCTGCACTGGCTCGCCGAACTCGCCGAGCGCCTCGACGAGATGTCCGTGCTGGTCGTCGTCACCCGCCGCCCCGGCGAGGTCTCCGGCACCAGCGCCCGCCACCTCGACACCGTCGCCGCCGCCGCGGACGGCCCCGTCACGACGCTGAGCGCCCTCACCCCGGACGCGACGGCGGGACTCACCCGCGCCACCCTCGGCCCGCACGCGGACGCCGCGTTCTGCCGCGAGGTCTGGGCCGTCACCGCGGGCAACCCCTACGAGACCGTCGAACTCCTCGCCAAGGTCCAGGACAGCGAACTCGAACCCGTCGAGGCCCGGGCCGGGGAACTGCGCGAACTGAACCGCTCGGCCCGCGGCGGCGGCCTCGTCGCCCGCCTGGAGGAACTCGGCATCGACGCCACGCGGTTCGCCTGGGCCGCCGCCATCCTCGGCACCGGCATCTCCACCGACCTGGTCGCCAAGCTCGCCACCCTGCGGCCCGACGACGCCCGCCGCTGCGCCGAACTGCTGCGCACCGCCCGCATCCTCACCACCCCCGACCCCGCGACCGGCCGCGGCGCCGACGGCGCCCTGGAGTTCGTCCACCCGCTGATCGCCACCGACGTCTACAACTCCATACCGGACGCCCTGTGCACCGCCATGCACGGCATAGCCGCCAGGATCGTCACCGACGAGGGGCGCGGCGCCGCCGCTGCCGCCCGCCACCTCCTCGAAGTCCACCCGGACGACGACGAGGAACTCGTCGGGCAACTGCGCGAGGCCGCCCGCGAGCACCTCGCCGTCGGCGCGCCCGACGCCGCCCGCCGCTGCCTGGAGCGCGCCCTGAAGGAACCGCCCCGGCCCGAATCGCACCCGCATGTGCTGTACGAACTGGCCGAGGCCACCTTCCTGACCGCGCCCGCCCGCACCATCGGCCATCTGCGGACCGCGCTCGCCATGCCCGGCCTCGGCGGGGACCAGCGCGTGGACGCCGTCTTCCGGCTCTCCCAGGCGCTGCTCCACAACGACCAGCTGGAGGAGGCGGTCCGCACGGTCGAGGCGGAGGCCGCCCGGCTGAGGCCCGGACCCGCCCGGATGCGGCTCCAGGCCGTGCACTTCATGTGGGAGGGCATACACGCGGGCGAGGCCACCTCGCCGGACCGCTCCCGGCGGCTCGCCGACCTCGCCGCCACCTGCACCGGCCGGGACAACTCCGAGCGCGCGCTGCTCATGCTGCGCGGCTTCGACGCCCTCATGCACGGCGAGAACGCCGAAGAGGTCGCCGAGCTGTGCGACCGCGCCCTCGTCAACGGCCGTCTGGCCCCCGGGCTCGGCTGGACCGACACCGAGTGGGGCATCGAGCTGCTGCTGATGCTGGCCAACGCGTACGCCTTCACCGACCGCCTCGACCGCGCCGAGACCCTCTACAACGAGGCCCTGCGCGCCTACGAGACGGCCGGCTGGAGCGGCGGCCACCTCGCGCTCGCCCACGCCTACGTCGGGCTCGGCCACCGCAGGCGCGGCCGGCTGAAGGAGGCGGAGGCGTCCCTGCGCGAGTCGCTGCGCCTCGCCGAGCGCGTCGGACGCGGCCTGCCGCTGTACTGGTCCGCGACCTGCAACCTCGTCGACACGCTGCTCGCCCGCGGCCATGTCCAGGAGGCCTGGGAGGTCGCCGAACGCTACGGCTTCGCCCCGCCCTACCCCTCCACCATCGTCCTGCCGGACCCGCGCTCGGTGCGCGGGCGGCTGCTGCTGGCCGTCGGCCGTACCAAAGACGGCATCAACGAACTGGAGGCCGCAGAGAAGGCCGCGGCGGCACGCGGCCACCACAACCCCGTGCTCGTCCCCTGGGCGGCCGACCTCGCCCGGGCCCTCAGCACCGAGGACCCGGCCCGTGCCGCCCGGCTCGCCGTCGACGTCCGGCGGCAGGCCGAGCGCTTCGGCACGGACACCGCCATCGGCGAGGCCCTGCGCTGCGCCGCCGCCCTGGAGACCGGGCAGCGCGCGGTCCGGCTCGCCACCCAGGCGATCACCTACCTGGAGGCGTCGCCCTGCCAGTACGAGCATGCGGCGGCCCGTATCGAGTACGGCATCATGGCCCGCTCGGTGAGCGACCTCGAACGCGGCCTTGACCTGGCGGTCTCCTGCGGCGCGGACGGCCTCGCGGAGCGGGCACGGGCCGTGCTCGCGGCCGGCCTAGGACCGGCATAG
- a CDS encoding MFS transporter produces the protein MTAIHQGLDARRGRRALIAGSVGNLIEWYEFGVYGYFATIIAARFFTPEGGSEIEALVKTYASFALAFFFRPVGAALFGRLGDRVGRRPVLVLVITLMTVATTLIGVLPTYAQAGALAPWLLTFLRVLQGLSAGGEFGGAVSVMTEFAPRGRRGLYGSLQSFTVALGLLGGAGAAALLATVLTEEQLGAWGWRLPFLLTLPLGLGALWLRLRLDETPEFVAERSLERPPPREVARAIALGAGRIMGWAAAGYTFLVVLPSYLQSSLGATFQEALVATVLANVGFAVTIVPAGLLSDLLGRRAVMLTGAVLVVVLSVPLLNLLQEPGVSNSVKGAAVCGAGAVVGLLAGPGPAMLSEMFPARVRYTGLGLAYALSNAVFSGCAGLIITETIERTGSVDIPAYYAAAACAVSVPALLTLPARRVRGAKAVAERTG, from the coding sequence GTGACGGCCATTCACCAGGGACTGGACGCACGGCGCGGCCGACGGGCGCTGATCGCGGGGTCGGTGGGCAATCTCATCGAGTGGTACGAGTTCGGCGTCTACGGCTACTTCGCGACGATCATCGCGGCGCGGTTCTTCACGCCGGAGGGCGGCAGCGAGATCGAGGCTCTCGTGAAGACGTACGCCTCGTTCGCGCTCGCGTTCTTCTTCCGACCGGTCGGGGCGGCGCTTTTCGGCCGTCTCGGGGACCGCGTGGGCCGTCGGCCGGTGCTGGTCCTGGTGATCACTTTGATGACGGTGGCGACGACGCTGATCGGCGTGCTGCCGACCTACGCGCAGGCGGGTGCGCTGGCGCCCTGGCTGCTGACCTTCCTGCGGGTGCTCCAAGGGTTGTCGGCCGGTGGGGAGTTCGGCGGGGCGGTGTCGGTGATGACGGAGTTCGCTCCGCGGGGCCGGCGGGGGCTGTACGGGTCGTTGCAGTCGTTCACGGTGGCACTGGGGCTGCTGGGCGGTGCGGGCGCGGCGGCGCTGCTGGCCACCGTGCTGACCGAGGAGCAGCTCGGGGCGTGGGGCTGGCGGCTGCCGTTCCTGCTGACCCTGCCGCTGGGGCTGGGGGCGTTGTGGCTGAGGCTGCGGCTGGACGAGACACCGGAGTTCGTGGCGGAGCGGTCGCTGGAGAGACCTCCCCCGCGCGAGGTCGCGAGGGCGATCGCGCTGGGCGCGGGGCGGATCATGGGCTGGGCCGCGGCCGGTTACACGTTCCTCGTCGTGCTGCCGTCGTATCTGCAGAGTTCGCTGGGTGCGACCTTCCAGGAGGCGCTGGTCGCCACCGTGCTGGCCAATGTGGGCTTCGCGGTGACGATCGTGCCGGCGGGGCTGCTCAGTGACCTGCTCGGCCGGCGGGCGGTGATGCTGACGGGCGCGGTGCTGGTCGTGGTCCTGTCGGTGCCGCTGCTCAACCTTCTCCAGGAGCCCGGCGTTTCGAACTCCGTGAAGGGTGCGGCGGTGTGCGGCGCGGGTGCGGTGGTGGGGCTGTTGGCGGGCCCGGGACCGGCGATGCTGTCGGAGATGTTCCCGGCGCGGGTGCGCTACACGGGCCTGGGGCTCGCCTACGCGCTGTCCAATGCGGTGTTCTCGGGGTGCGCCGGGCTGATCATCACGGAGACGATCGAGCGGACGGGGAGCGTGGACATCCCCGCGTACTACGCGGCGGCGGCGTGCGCGGTGAGCGTACCGGCCCTGCTCACGCTGCCCGCGCGGCGGGTGCGCGGGGCGAAAGCGGTGGCGGAGAGGACGGGTTGA
- a CDS encoding anhydro-N-acetylmuramic acid kinase, with product MRVIGLMSGTSYDAIDAAAAELELVGDSLVLKPLGMVSEAYDGELRDALSAALPPGTTTLGEVCRLDTRIGQAFAAAALRADRELCVGRAELVASHGQTVYHWVAEGEVHGTLQLGQPAWIAEATGLPVVADFRPRDIAAGGQGAPLVSLVDLLWLRGRPGRPVALNVGGIANLTALDGTAFDTGAGCALIDAAARGFSGGALAYDTDGALAARGRVHGPLLERLLQEPYYALPAPKTTGKELFHLGHLRDALAGFGTLPAEDVVATLTMLTARTVADAVRSVDATEVIASGGGTRNPVLMRMLGELLPGVAVRASDELGLPSGAKETYAFAVLGFLTLHGLPGTSPASTGARHPSVLGSVTPGRDGLRLPPPAHLRPTRLILE from the coding sequence ATGCGGGTGATCGGGCTGATGTCCGGGACGTCGTACGACGCGATCGACGCGGCGGCGGCCGAGCTGGAGCTCGTCGGCGACAGCCTGGTGCTGAAGCCGCTCGGCATGGTGAGCGAGGCGTACGACGGCGAACTGCGCGATGCCCTGTCGGCCGCGCTGCCGCCGGGGACCACCACCCTGGGCGAGGTGTGCCGGCTGGACACCCGGATCGGTCAGGCCTTCGCGGCGGCGGCGCTGCGGGCCGACCGGGAACTGTGCGTGGGACGAGCGGAGTTGGTGGCCTCGCACGGGCAGACCGTGTACCACTGGGTCGCCGAGGGCGAGGTCCACGGCACGCTCCAGCTGGGGCAGCCGGCCTGGATCGCCGAGGCGACCGGGCTGCCGGTCGTCGCCGACTTCCGGCCTCGTGACATCGCCGCGGGCGGGCAGGGCGCGCCGCTGGTCAGCCTGGTCGACCTGCTGTGGCTGCGCGGCCGTCCGGGCCGGCCCGTCGCACTGAACGTCGGCGGCATTGCCAACCTCACCGCCCTCGACGGGACCGCCTTCGACACCGGGGCGGGCTGCGCGCTGATCGACGCGGCGGCGCGGGGGTTCAGCGGCGGGGCCCTGGCCTACGACACGGACGGGGCCCTGGCCGCCCGGGGCCGGGTGCACGGGCCGCTGCTGGAACGGCTGCTCCAGGAGCCGTACTACGCGCTGCCCGCGCCCAAGACGACGGGCAAGGAGCTGTTCCACCTGGGGCATCTGCGGGACGCACTGGCCGGGTTCGGGACGCTGCCCGCCGAGGACGTCGTCGCGACCCTGACGATGCTCACGGCCCGGACCGTTGCGGACGCCGTGCGGTCGGTGGACGCGACGGAGGTGATCGCCTCCGGCGGCGGGACGCGCAACCCGGTGCTGATGAGGATGCTCGGGGAGCTGCTGCCCGGGGTTGCGGTGCGCGCCTCGGACGAACTGGGGCTGCCGTCCGGGGCGAAGGAGACCTACGCCTTCGCCGTCCTGGGCTTCCTGACCCTGCACGGCCTGCCCGGCACGTCCCCCGCGAGCACGGGTGCCCGGCATCCGAGCGTGCTGGGTTCGGTGACCCCGGGCCGGGACGGACTGCGACTCCCACCGCCCGCGCACCTGCGGCCGACCCGGTTGATCCTGGAATGA
- a CDS encoding collagen-like triple helix repeat-containing protein: MGTAGDSAPAGDPPAAAHPDAAGHGSAAGQPGPPGYPSTTGHPSAPGHPGTPGHPGATAYPGTPGYPGTPEQPPGPAQYPNAPGYPHTPGYPAAGAYPGYPAAPPAARGSRLRVGIAVGAAVVVLASIGVGVYALTDNGGSGGGSATSQGPGGPGAPGGNGGPFGGPGGSGGSGDDGGSGDSGGSGGQSPSPEQSEPPKIRSGSVTDAVSGISMPIPKGWYGQEITVGAQVTSDDSYKCPGDTSSTCTKGGAYSAPALALGTKGSTPEEIAKADISANAEESYGGKSYGGITSHDVLAAKAVTVAGQKGYLVRWKAVTSKGADGIVESLAFPSPANAKQMVVVRFGVDADQKESVLDDIAKGIKVSTGSGNGQDV, encoded by the coding sequence TTGGGCACCGCGGGTGATTCGGCCCCGGCGGGGGATCCACCTGCTGCCGCACATCCGGACGCTGCCGGGCATGGCAGCGCCGCCGGGCAACCGGGACCTCCCGGATACCCGAGCACCACCGGACATCCGAGCGCCCCTGGCCACCCAGGCACCCCCGGGCACCCGGGCGCCACCGCATACCCAGGCACCCCCGGATACCCAGGCACGCCGGAACAACCCCCAGGGCCTGCCCAATACCCCAACGCCCCCGGATACCCCCACACCCCCGGATACCCGGCCGCCGGCGCCTACCCCGGCTACCCCGCCGCTCCCCCGGCCGCCCGGGGAAGCCGGCTGCGGGTCGGGATTGCCGTCGGGGCGGCTGTCGTTGTGCTCGCGAGCATCGGGGTCGGGGTGTACGCGCTGACCGACAACGGGGGCTCGGGCGGAGGTTCGGCCACCTCGCAGGGCCCGGGCGGGCCGGGAGCGCCCGGCGGCAATGGCGGGCCGTTCGGCGGACCGGGTGGCTCGGGGGGATCCGGCGACGATGGTGGCTCCGGAGATTCCGGCGGCTCCGGTGGGCAGAGTCCGTCCCCCGAGCAGTCCGAGCCGCCGAAGATCAGGAGCGGGTCGGTGACCGACGCGGTCAGCGGGATCAGCATGCCGATCCCGAAGGGCTGGTACGGCCAGGAGATCACGGTCGGCGCGCAGGTCACGTCCGACGACTCCTACAAGTGCCCCGGCGACACCTCCTCGACCTGCACGAAGGGCGGAGCCTACTCCGCTCCGGCCCTGGCCCTCGGCACCAAGGGCAGCACCCCCGAGGAGATCGCCAAGGCGGACATCTCGGCCAACGCGGAGGAGTCGTACGGCGGCAAGTCCTACGGCGGGATCACCTCCCACGACGTACTGGCGGCCAAGGCGGTGACCGTGGCCGGGCAGAAGGGCTACCTGGTCCGCTGGAAGGCCGTCACCAGCAAGGGCGCCGACGGCATCGTGGAGTCCCTCGCGTTCCCCTCCCCGGCGAACGCGAAGCAGATGGTCGTCGTCCGGTTCGGCGTGGACGCCGACCAGAAGGAGTCCGTCCTCGACGACATCGCCAAGGGCA